One Ricinus communis isolate WT05 ecotype wild-type chromosome 1, ASM1957865v1, whole genome shotgun sequence DNA window includes the following coding sequences:
- the LOC8289156 gene encoding uncharacterized protein At5g01610 isoform X2 yields the protein MKTFSNTVEEKAKWIFNKLKGKPLKSLPDLLREYNLPPGLFPQNITCYEFDETKAKLVVYLPSACEVSFKDSSVLRYATRVKAILMRGKLTGIEGMKTKVLVWVKVTCVAMEGYKSDKVWFTAGVKQSRPRIAYDVPQAAVRVDEF from the exons atgaag ACTTTCTCAAATACTGTTGAAGAAAAGGCAAAATGGATTTTCAACAAGCTGAAAG GAAAGCCACTCAAAAGCTTGCCAGATCTCCTTCGAGAGTATAACTTACCACCTGGTCTCTTTCCCCAAAACATAACCTGCTATGAATTTGATGAAACAAAGGCCAAACTAGTTGTGTACTTGCCTTCAGCATGCGAAGTGAGCTTCAAGGACTCTTCTGTATTGAGGTATGCAACTCGAGTAAAAGCAATTCTTATGAGGGGAAAGCTCACAGGTATAGAGGGAATGAAGACAAAGGTCCTGGTATGGGTTAAAGTCACATGTGTAGCAATGGAAGGCTACAAATCTGACAAGGTCTGGTTTACAGCTGGTGTCAAGCAATCCAGGCCTAGAATCGCATATGATGTGCCACAAGCTGCTGTTAGAGTAGACGAATTTTGA
- the LOC8289152 gene encoding xylan glycosyltransferase MUCI21 has product MKKKRSFKIAVTCFVFFVFFFVFQINLCALSRSRNATRSSNINPGRKHLKLKTVWLNRTSLPPPPPSQASPQARKINCDRSNKAYDLCTIHGPTFLDPTVSTFYLVDPQSQGPSPPLHSMEKIRPYPRKWETVTMNRIKELTLTSGPSSPPCQVHHNVPALVFSAGGYTGNFFHDFNDGLIPLFITVKTVFSDDQDFVLVISKARDWWVSKYADLLRAFSKYPIINLDNDSSTHCFPSANIGLVSHGFMTINPKLLPNSQSFTHFHALLDKAYGHHQNQPSEFNSARKRPRLVITSRSGSVGRLILNQNEVKKIAQNIGFDVTVFEPTPHTPLREAYALINSSHAMIGVHGAALTHSLFLRPGSVFLQVVPLGNEKVAEICFGNLGRGMGLDYMEYKIGIEESSLIDKYDKNSLLIKDPVASQGKNWSDTIMSIYLKEQNVRLDLLRFREYLKKAYKKSKKFMEKEG; this is encoded by the exons atgaagaagaagagaagttTTAAAATTGCAGTCACCTGCTTCGTCTTTTTTGTGTTCTTCTTCGTGTTCCAGATCAATCTGTGTGCGCTTTCAAGATCAAGAAATGCTACTCGTTCATCTAACATCAATCCAG GAAGAAAACATCTGAAATTAAAGACAGTCTGGTTAAACCGAACCTCATTGCCTCCCCCACCACCGTCTCAAGCATCTCCTCAAGCCAGAAAGATCAACTGCGACAGATCAAACAAAGCCTATGACCTCTGCACAATCCACGGCCCAACTTTCTTGGACCCCACCGTTTCGACATTCTATCTTGTGGACCCCCAGAGCCAAGGCCCTTCTCCACCACTCCACAGTATGGAGAAAATTAGGCCCTATCCAAGGAAGTGGGAAACTGTCACCATGAACAGAATCAAAGAGCTCACTCTCACTTCAGGGCCATCAAGCCCACCATGTCAAGTCCATCACAATGTCCCTGCCTTGGTATTCAGTGCAGGAGGGTACACTGGAAATTTTTTCCACGATTTCAATGATGGCCTCATCCCTCTCTTCATCACCGTTAAAACTGTCTTCTCAGATGATCAAGATTTTGTCCTCGTGATATCAAAAGCCCGTGATTGGTGGGTTAGTAAGTATGCAGATTTATTACGAGCTTTTAGCAAGTACCCTATCATAAACCTCGACAATGATTCTTCCACTCATTGTTTCCCTTCTGCCAATATAGGCCTCGTATCACATGGGTTCATGACCATTAACCCAAAGCTGTTGCCAAATTCACAATCATTCACCCATTTCCATGCCTTATTAGATAAAGCATACGGCCACCATCAAAATCAACCTTCTGAATTCAATTCTGCTAGAAAGAGACCTCGGTTGGTCATTACTAGCCGCAGTGGAAGTGTTGGacgtttaattttaaatcagAATGAAGTGAAAAAAATAGCTCAAAATATTGGATTTGATGTTACTGTATTTGAACCTACACCACATACTCCATTGCGGGAAGCATATGCCCTGATTAATTCAAGTCATGCAATGATCGGGGTACATGGAGCAGCACTCACGCACTCATTGTTTCTCCGGCCGGGATCAGTGTTCTTGCAAGTGGTGCCTCTAGGCAATGAGAAGGTGGCAGAGATTTGCTTTGGGAATTTAGGAAGAGGAATGGGACTGGATTACATGGAATATAAGATTGGAATAGAAGAAAGCAGTTTGATAGATAAGTATGACAAGAATAGCCTATTGATTAAGGACCCAGTTGCATCCCAAGGGAAAAACTGGTCGGATACTATTATGAGCATATATTTGAAAGAACAAAATGTTAGACTCGATTTACTTAGGTTTAGGGAGTATTTGAAGAAAGCATACAAGAAATCTAAGAAGTTTATGGAGAAAGAGGGATAG
- the LOC8289154 gene encoding cationic peroxidase 2, which produces MERYSSGQRFIVIMLFLAAMSATTLVRGQGTRVGFYSITCPNAESIIRSTVQTHFKTDPAIAPGLLRMHFHDCFVRGCDASILINGSNTEKTALPNLGLRGHEVIDDAKTQLEAACPGTVSCADILALAARDSVALTSGGSWLVPTGRRDGRVSLASEASALPGFTESIDSQKQKFAAKGLNTQDLVTLVGGHTIGTTACQFFNYRLYNTTGNGSDPSISASFLPQLQALCPQIGDGKKRVALDTNSSNKFDTSFFINLKNGRGILESDQKLWTDASTRPFVQRFLGVRGLAALNFNVEFGKSMIKMSNIGVKTGTDGEIRKICSAVN; this is translated from the exons atggAGAGGTATTCTTCAGGCCAAAGATTCATTGTAATTATGTTGTTCTTGGCAGCCATGTCTGCCACCACTTTGGTGCGAGGCCAAGGCACCCGTGTTGGATTCTATTCTATCACTTGTCCTAATGCTGAATCTATTATACGCTCCACAGTTCAAACCCATTTTAAGACTGACCCTGCAATTGCTCCTGGTTTGCTTAGGATGCATTTCCATGATTGTTTTGTTCGAGGCTGTGATGCTTCTATCCTTATCAACGGCTCCAATACAGAGAAAACAGCCCTACCGAATCTTGGGTTGAGAGGACATGAAGTTATTGACGATGCCAAGACTCAGCTTGAAGCTGCATGCCCTGGAACTGTTTCTTGCGCTGATATTCTTGCACTTGCTGCCCGTGATTCTGTTGCTCTG ACTAGTGGAGGAAGTTGGCTGGTGCCTACTGGACGTAGAGATGGCCGAGTGTCATTAGCATCTGAAGCTAGTGCTTTGCCTGGCTTCACTGAATCTATTGATTCACAAAAGCAAAAATTTGCTGCAAAGGGTCTTAACACACAAGATCTTGTTACACTTGTTG GAGGACACACCATTGGAACTACAGCTTGCCAATTCTTCAATTACAGATTATATAATACAACTGGAAATGGGTCTGATCCTTCCATTAGTGCTTCATTTCTGCCTCAACTACAAGCACTATGTCCACAAATTGGTGACGGGAAAAAGAGGGTTGCACTAGACACAAATAGTTCAAACAAGTTCGACACATCTTTCTTCATTAACTTAAAGAATGGCAGAGGAATACTTGAGTCCGACCAAAAACTGTGGACAGACGCTTCTACAAGACCCTTTGTACAACGTTTCTTGGGTGTTAGAGGCTTGGCTGCATTAAACTTCAACGTCGAGTTTGGGAAGTCCATGATCAAGATGAGTAATATAGGAGTGAAGACTGGCACTGATGGTGAAATTCGAAAAATATGTTCTGCAGTAAACTGA
- the LOC8289153 gene encoding xylan glycosyltransferase MUCI21, which produces MVVHRRRRFLSRAGFTGCCILCCLILLIFISSMFEFNVISTSEDMPREKLKTMAKWDPSYRQGSQFPLSGQISCDRTQLRYDLCWINGRTVLDPTTSAFFVVRSTNSAPPYLVETIKPYPRKFEAFIMAQIKELTITSGPFAPSCQVQHTAPALVFSAGGYTGNFFHDFNDGFIPLYITVNTIYPDQDFVMVVSEAPDWWISKYVDLLSAFTAHPIVTLNDTSTHCFPSVTFGLISHGFMTMNQRLMPNSKTITQFRGLLDKAYSQSLTSNVNNNLSAPKSRPRLIIASRNGSAGRVILNQDELIEMSKELGFDVIIFEPKANTSLQESYVLVNSSHAMIGVHGAALTHSLFLRPGSVLVQVVPIGLEWASDAFFGRVGRGLKLEYVEYKIGVEESSLVGTYGSDSLLLTDPHGIQVQGKGWPGDIMDVYLKEQNVKLDMKRFREYLKQAYKKAKQFMDREG; this is translated from the exons ATGGTAGTGCACAGGAGAAGAAGGTTTCTTTCAAGGGCAGGGTTTACTGGTTGCTGCATATTATGCTGCCTAATTTTACTCATATTCATATCCTCGATGTTTGAGTTCAATGTAATCAGTACTTCAG aAGATATGCCACGTGAGAAATTGAAGACGATGGCCAAATGGGACCCATCTTACAGGCAAGGTTCGCAATTTCCTCTTAGCGGTCAAATCAGTTGCGACCGAACTCAGTTGCGCTATGATCTCTGTTGGATCAACGGCCGAACTGTATTAGACCCCACAACCTCCGCATTCTTCGTTGTTCGCTCTACCAATTCTGCCCCTCCGTATTTAGTGGAAACAATCAAGCCTTATCCACGAAAATTCGAAGCTTTTATCATGGCCCAAATAAAAGAACTCACTATCACTTCCGGCCCATTCGCTCCATCATGCCAAGTCCAACACACTGCTCCAGCTCTAGTATTCAGTGCTGGCGGGTACACTGGAAACTTTTTCCATGATTTCAACGATGGGTTCATCCCCCTTTACATCACCGTTAATACAATCTACCCCGATCAAGACTTTGTGATGGTTGTATCAGAAGCTCCCGATTGGTGGATTAGCAAGTACGTTGATTTGCTAAGCGCATTCACGGCACACCCTATTGTAACCCTTAATGATACGAGCACCCACTGTTTTCCTTCTGTCACTTTCGGTTTAATATCACATGGCTTCATGACTATGAACCAGAGGTTGATGCCCAACTCAAAGACAATTACACAATTTAGAGGTCTTCTAGATAAAGCCTACAGCCAAAGCCTCACCTCCAATGTTAATAATAATCTTTCAGCTCCAAAATCTAGACCTCGGCTCATAATAGCAAGTCGTAATGGCAGCGCTGGACGTGTGATTTTAAATCAAGACGAATTAATTGAGATGTCAAAAGAACTTGGTTTtgatgtaattatttttgagcCTAAGGCTAACACATCGTTGCAAGAATCCTATGTACTAGTTAATTCGAGTCATGCAATGATTGGGGTGCATGGTGCAGCACTGACACATTCGTTGTTTCTCCGGCCAGGTTCGGTGTTGGTGCAGGTGGTTCCGATAGGGTTGGAGTGGGCTTCTGATGCGTTTTTTGGAAGAGTAGGGAGAGGGTTGAAATTGGAGTACGTGGAGTATAAGATTGGAGTTGAAGAGAGTAGCCTAGTGGGTACATACGGGAGTGATAGTTTGTTGTTGACAGACCCACACGGTATTCAGGTTCAGGGGAAAGGATGGCCTGGTGATATTATGGACGTTTATTTGAAGGAACAGAATGTTAAGCTTGACATGAAGAGGTTTAGAGAATACTTGAAGCAAGCATATAAGAAGGCTAAGCAATTCATGGACAGGGAGGGTTAA
- the LOC8289157 gene encoding protein RETARDED ROOT GROWTH, mitochondrial isoform X1, with protein MLSRKVDYNFCEWCILSLWISYLASSSHGRVVILVFLVAEDANVAVFVFFLTGEPVIYHGVFVLYNACASLSPYLPFSASLTPLSGYVFLFLSFFSFYDLSSQIHGFGSIDLKSMQSENLINVVPPTSRSTNYIVLRYCGFPSEITALRVKDYIKCQYMVVFQYGSAVLFNIEDHEVESFLEIVRRHASGLLPEMRKDDYAIKEKPLLVEDMQGGADYIVLKTLDTDSIRIMGSVLGQSIALDYFVSQVDGMVEEFAGINRAMEKTGTFTMDRKKLLQLVGKANSNLADVILKVGLFERSEIAWRDAKYAQIYEYLREEYEVTQRFGNLDFKLKFVEHNIHFLQEVIQNRRSDLLEWCIIFLLSVENIISIYEIVMG; from the exons ATGCTATCTAGAAAGGtggattataatttttgtgaGTGGTGcattttatctttatggaTCAGTTATTTAGCGAGTAGTTCCCATGGTCGTGTAGTTATATTGGTTTTTTTAGTTGCCGAAGATGCTAATGTAGCTGTCTTCGTGTTTTTTCTCACTGGGGAGCCGGTAATTTATCATGGTGTATTTGTTCTCTATAATGCATGTGCTTCTCTCTCTCCATACTTGCCATTTTCTGCTTCTCTTACTCCTCTTTCTggttatgtttttcttttcctatctttcttttctttttatgatttgtCTTCTCAGATTCATGGTTTTGGCAGTATTGATTTGAAGAGCATGCAATCAGAGAATTTAATCAATGTTGTTCCTCCCACCTCTCGTTCTACAAATTATATTGTCCTCAGATATTGCGGTTTTCCTTCAGAAATTACA GCACTCAGAGTTAAAGATTATATCAAATGTCAATACATGGTTGTATTCCAATATGGATCTGCTGTTCTCTTTAATATTGAAGATCATGAAGTTGAAAGCTTCTTAGAGATAGTAAGAAGACATGCTTCTGGGTTACTTCCAGAGATGAGGAAAGATG ATTATGCCATAAAAGAGAAACCACTTCTGGTTGAGGATATGCAGGGAGGTGCAGACTACATAGTTCTTAAAACTTTAGATACTGATAGTATTCGTATTATGGGAAGTGTACTTGGGCAAAGCATTGCTTTGGACTACTTTGTTTCACAG GTCGATGGAATGGTCGAAGAGTTTGCTGGCATAAATCGTGCTATGGAAAAAACTGGAACTTTCACCATGGATAGGAAGAAGCTCCTTCAACTTGTTGGAAAGGCTAATTCAAATCTGGCTGATGTCATCCTAAAAGTCGGTCTATTTGAGAG ATCAGAAATTGCTTGGAGAGACGCAAAATATGCTCAAATATACGAGTACCTTAGGGAGGAGTACGAAGTTACTCAACGATTTGGGAATttggattttaaattaaaatttgtggAG CACAACATTCATTTCCTTCAAGAGGTTATTCAAAACAGACGGTCAGATCTTCTAGAATGGTGCATCATTTTTCTGTTGAGTGTTGAGAATATCATATCAATATATGAGATAGTTATGGGGTAG
- the LOC8289157 gene encoding protein RETARDED ROOT GROWTH, mitochondrial isoform X2, with protein MGRWGAAASLLFNHIARKPSSSTLPNISHRSVRQFYPSNQGVYLFGFRSFSALPSRVSVYSNEIEYGSHDFASIYDFEPKEDEEIGKIPVKAYFLCTSIDLKSMQSENLINVVPPTSRSTNYIVLRYCGFPSEITALRVKDYIKCQYMVVFQYGSAVLFNIEDHEVESFLEIVRRHASGLLPEMRKDDYAIKEKPLLVEDMQGGADYIVLKTLDTDSIRIMGSVLGQSIALDYFVSQVDGMVEEFAGINRAMEKTGTFTMDRKKLLQLVGKANSNLADVILKVGLFERSEIAWRDAKYAQIYEYLREEYEVTQRFGNLDFKLKFVEHNIHFLQEVIQNRRSDLLEWCIIFLLSVENIISIYEIVMG; from the exons ATGGGTAGATGGGGAGCTGCTGCTTCTCTTCTCTTCAACCACATAGCCAGAAAACCCTCTAGTTCCACTTTACCTAATATCTCTCATAGAAGTGTCCGTCAATTTTACCCTTCAAACCAGGGTGTTTATCTATTcggtttcaggtcattttctgCACTCCCATCTCGGGTTTCCGTTTATAGTAATGAAATTGAATACGGGTCTCATGATTTCGCTTCGATTTACGATTTTGAACCTAAAGAAGATGAGGAGATTGGGAAAATTCCTGTTAAagcttattttttatgtaCCAG TATTGATTTGAAGAGCATGCAATCAGAGAATTTAATCAATGTTGTTCCTCCCACCTCTCGTTCTACAAATTATATTGTCCTCAGATATTGCGGTTTTCCTTCAGAAATTACA GCACTCAGAGTTAAAGATTATATCAAATGTCAATACATGGTTGTATTCCAATATGGATCTGCTGTTCTCTTTAATATTGAAGATCATGAAGTTGAAAGCTTCTTAGAGATAGTAAGAAGACATGCTTCTGGGTTACTTCCAGAGATGAGGAAAGATG ATTATGCCATAAAAGAGAAACCACTTCTGGTTGAGGATATGCAGGGAGGTGCAGACTACATAGTTCTTAAAACTTTAGATACTGATAGTATTCGTATTATGGGAAGTGTACTTGGGCAAAGCATTGCTTTGGACTACTTTGTTTCACAG GTCGATGGAATGGTCGAAGAGTTTGCTGGCATAAATCGTGCTATGGAAAAAACTGGAACTTTCACCATGGATAGGAAGAAGCTCCTTCAACTTGTTGGAAAGGCTAATTCAAATCTGGCTGATGTCATCCTAAAAGTCGGTCTATTTGAGAG ATCAGAAATTGCTTGGAGAGACGCAAAATATGCTCAAATATACGAGTACCTTAGGGAGGAGTACGAAGTTACTCAACGATTTGGGAATttggattttaaattaaaatttgtggAG CACAACATTCATTTCCTTCAAGAGGTTATTCAAAACAGACGGTCAGATCTTCTAGAATGGTGCATCATTTTTCTGTTGAGTGTTGAGAATATCATATCAATATATGAGATAGTTATGGGGTAG
- the LOC8289155 gene encoding chorismate mutase 3, chloroplastic has translation APKLQIFQYLLHICSISIPLISPIGFWSQWPTFFSSPSSGLLHNHQKTPRFLNLKSKANRYCHLQASSSVPIRYLKDRVDESQSLSLESIRHSLIRQEDSIIRSLLLRAQYCYNADTYDPDAFSMEGFNGSLVEFIVRETEKLHARVGRYKSPDEHAYYPEHLPEPMLPPLRYPQVLHPSAGSININRKVWDGYFKDLLPELVKTGNDGNCGSAAVYDTMCLQALSRRIHYGKFVAEAKFRESPAVYEAAIKKQDGKKLMELLTYEFVEAAVKKRVEMKAKIFGRDITIASQVDEAEPIYKVQPSLVVNLFGNWIMPLTKEVQVEYLLRRLD, from the exons GCTCCAAAACTGCAAATCTTTCAATACCTACTTCACATCTGTTCCATCAGTATCCCTTTGATTTCTCCAATTGGATTCTGGAGCCAATGG CCTACATTTTTCTCAAGTCCTAGCTCAGGTCTGCTTCACAACCACCAGAAGACCCCTAGATTTCTTAACTTGAAATCTAAAGCTAATAGATATTGCCATCTCCAAGCATCTTCATCTGTTCCTATTAG atatttaaaggATAGGGTGGATGAGAGCCAGAGCTTGAGCCTAGAAAGTATACGACATTCACTAATTCGGCAAGAGGATAGCATTATACGCAGCCTTTTGCTGAGAGCACAATATTGTTATAATGCAGACACGTATGACCCTGATGCGTTTTCCATGGAAGGTTTCAATGGGTCTTTGGTTGAATTTATTGTTAGAGAAACTGAAAAGCTCCATGCTCGG GTTGGGCGTTACAAGAGTCCAGACGAGCATGCATATTATCCTGAGCACTTGCCAGAGCCAATGCTTCCCCCTTTGCGTTACCCACAG GTCCTGCATCCCTCTGCCGGTTCAATAAATATCAACAGGAAGGTCTGGGATGGGTATTTTAAAGATCTTCTTCCAGAATTGGTCAAAACCGGAAATGATGGCAACTGTGGGTCTGCCGCTGTTTACGACACCATGTGCTTGCAG GCACTGTCAAGGAGAATTCACTATGGAAAATTTGTGGCAGAGGCTAAATTTCGAGAATCCCCTGCTGTCTATGAGGCTGCTATCAAGAAGCAA GATGGGAAGAAACTAATGGAATTGCTGACTTATGAATTCGTGGAAGCAGCAGTTAAGAAGAGAGTAGAGATGAAAGCAAAAATATTTGGCCGAGACATAACAATTGCCTCACAAGTTGATGAAGCTGAGCCCATATATAAAGTGCAGCCAAGTTTAGTCGTCAACCTGTTTGGCAATTGGATAATGCCCCTCACCAAGGAAGTTCAAGTTGAATACTTGCTGAGGAGGCTTGATTAA
- the LOC8289156 gene encoding uncharacterized protein At5g01610 isoform X1 — protein MEKALAKVSSLKVGNSWISKKAKEELSSITDDITTFSNTVEEKAKWIFNKLKGKPLKSLPDLLREYNLPPGLFPQNITCYEFDETKAKLVVYLPSACEVSFKDSSVLRYATRVKAILMRGKLTGIEGMKTKVLVWVKVTCVAMEGYKSDKVWFTAGVKQSRPRIAYDVPQAAVRVDEF, from the exons ATGGAGAAGGCACTAGCAAAAGTTAGCAGCTTGAAAGTTGGGAATTCTTGGATCTCTAAGAAGGCCAAGGAAGAGCTTTCTAGCATAACTGATGATATTACT ACTTTCTCAAATACTGTTGAAGAAAAGGCAAAATGGATTTTCAACAAGCTGAAAG GAAAGCCACTCAAAAGCTTGCCAGATCTCCTTCGAGAGTATAACTTACCACCTGGTCTCTTTCCCCAAAACATAACCTGCTATGAATTTGATGAAACAAAGGCCAAACTAGTTGTGTACTTGCCTTCAGCATGCGAAGTGAGCTTCAAGGACTCTTCTGTATTGAGGTATGCAACTCGAGTAAAAGCAATTCTTATGAGGGGAAAGCTCACAGGTATAGAGGGAATGAAGACAAAGGTCCTGGTATGGGTTAAAGTCACATGTGTAGCAATGGAAGGCTACAAATCTGACAAGGTCTGGTTTACAGCTGGTGTCAAGCAATCCAGGCCTAGAATCGCATATGATGTGCCACAAGCTGCTGTTAGAGTAGACGAATTTTGA